In Legionella sp. PATHC035, a genomic segment contains:
- a CDS encoding ABC transporter permease — translation MRESRFYFANPDRFGRYINRWDLLLLILIFSILFFLGWAGSQMATPYQLGQQIPISLDPANLPFYALRTVLRMFIALFFSIIFTFTVGLWAAKNRRAEQIIIPAIDILQSIPVLSFLSITVTGFIRLFPNSLLGPECASIFAIFCAQVWNMTFGFYQSLKTLPHDLQEVSSMFRLSAWQRFWKLEVPFSMSSLLWNMMVSMSASWFFVVLSEAISVAHQDIRLPGVGSYIALAIQQRDIHAVGYAILAMVIVIFLYDQIFFRPLIAWSEKFKTEQSHDEVEYQSWLIDWIRGSRLMKQFAEVISIFTDYFVNARWLRINEAKAIKEVDFKRQKRLDRVWSILVFISVCSGAWFLLRFILAELKVSDILHVFLLGAATGTRVLCLIFLSSLVWIPIGVWIGLRPRIAQKIQPVIQFVAAFPANLFYPLFVIAIVAFHLNVEIWVTPLMILGTQWYILFNVIAGASTIPRELYLAADNFGLKGWIWWKRLALPGIFPFYITGAITAAGGAWNASIVAEFVSWGNTTLRATGLGEYIQASTATGDFPKIALGTAMMCLYVLTFNHLIWRPLYRLAEERFNFN, via the coding sequence GTGCGAGAAAGTCGATTCTACTTTGCTAATCCTGATAGATTTGGCCGATACATCAATCGTTGGGATTTGTTGCTCCTTATTCTTATTTTTTCGATCTTGTTTTTTTTGGGGTGGGCCGGTTCACAAATGGCTACTCCCTATCAGTTGGGACAGCAGATCCCTATTTCTTTAGATCCTGCCAATCTGCCTTTTTATGCATTACGTACCGTACTGCGTATGTTTATTGCATTGTTTTTTTCAATCATTTTTACCTTTACTGTAGGACTTTGGGCGGCCAAAAATCGACGTGCGGAACAAATCATTATCCCTGCGATTGATATTTTGCAATCCATACCGGTTCTTAGTTTCTTATCCATTACCGTGACTGGATTTATCCGCCTGTTTCCAAACAGTTTGTTGGGCCCAGAATGCGCCTCCATTTTCGCCATTTTTTGTGCCCAAGTATGGAATATGACTTTTGGTTTTTATCAGTCATTAAAAACATTGCCTCATGATTTACAAGAAGTGTCTTCTATGTTCCGACTTTCAGCATGGCAGCGTTTTTGGAAGCTGGAGGTTCCTTTTTCGATGTCGAGCTTATTGTGGAATATGATGGTTTCCATGTCTGCAAGTTGGTTCTTTGTGGTTTTATCGGAAGCAATTTCTGTAGCCCATCAAGACATCAGATTACCTGGGGTCGGTTCGTACATTGCTTTAGCAATCCAGCAACGGGATATCCATGCAGTGGGCTATGCCATTTTGGCAATGGTGATTGTTATTTTTTTATATGACCAAATATTCTTCCGACCCTTAATTGCATGGTCTGAAAAATTTAAAACCGAACAGTCGCATGATGAAGTGGAATATCAATCTTGGTTGATAGACTGGATACGCGGTAGTCGGTTAATGAAACAATTTGCTGAAGTCATCAGTATTTTTACTGATTATTTTGTCAATGCGCGCTGGCTTAGGATCAATGAGGCTAAGGCCATTAAAGAAGTTGATTTCAAAAGACAGAAGCGTCTCGATCGGGTTTGGAGTATTTTAGTCTTCATCAGTGTTTGCTCAGGAGCATGGTTCCTCTTACGTTTTATCCTTGCAGAATTGAAAGTCAGTGATATTTTACATGTCTTTCTACTGGGGGCTGCTACAGGCACTCGCGTTCTGTGTTTGATTTTCTTGAGCTCCCTCGTTTGGATCCCAATTGGGGTATGGATTGGCTTGAGACCAAGAATTGCACAAAAAATACAACCGGTCATTCAATTTGTCGCGGCGTTTCCAGCGAATTTATTCTATCCTTTATTTGTGATTGCTATTGTTGCGTTTCATTTAAATGTCGAAATATGGGTGACGCCACTCATGATTCTTGGAACACAATGGTATATTTTATTCAATGTGATTGCAGGAGCATCTACTATTCCGCGTGAGCTTTATCTTGCTGCAGATAATTTTGGTTTGAAAGGATGGATTTGGTGGAAACGATTGGCGTTGCCAGGAATATTTCCTTTTTATATTACTGGTGCCATAACGGCAGCCGGTGGTGCATGGAATGCGAGTATCGTCGCGGAATTTGTGAGTTGGGGGAATACTACCCTTAGAGCCACCGGCCTTGGCGAATACATTCAAGCCAGTACGGCAACGGGTGATTTCCCAAAGATTGCTTTAGGTACCGCGATGATGTGCCTGTATGTGCTTACTTTTAACCATTTGATTTGGCGTCCGCTCTATCGGTTGGCGGAAGAACGTTTTAACTTTAATTAA
- the gcvPA gene encoding aminomethyl-transferring glycine dehydrogenase subunit GcvPA encodes MPYIPHTSEDSKAMLDAIGVQDTQTLFDEIPLSLQYAGFQNIPAGINEMDMLKEAQELANKNRNGICFLGAGCYEHHIPAAVWDIASRGEFLTAYTPYQAEASQGTLQLLYEYQTMICELTGMEVSNASMYDGATALAEAILMAVRVNKHSKTNRVLITGTTHPLYRETIETILRNQHIEVITLPFDEQQGITSLAALEQYAGEDITALVIAQPNFFGCLEKVDELSDWAHQNKTISVACVNPVSLALLKPPGAWGQHGVDIACGEGQPLGAPMASGGPYFGFLSTRMAHVRQMPGRIIGCTLDKDGKRGFTLTLQAREQHIRRAKATSNICTNQGLLVTAATIHMSLLGAEGLRQVASQCHHNTHQLVEALTEIDGVEQVFTAPYFHEALLKLNQPVEQVLKKLANAGITGGYNPGVHYPQLANTLLICATEMRTQEDIAFYAKTLKSIMSERGDSCL; translated from the coding sequence ATGCCTTATATCCCACACACGTCCGAAGACAGCAAAGCGATGCTTGACGCCATTGGCGTGCAAGATACCCAAACTTTGTTTGATGAAATTCCATTGTCTTTGCAATATGCAGGATTTCAAAATATACCTGCCGGCATCAATGAAATGGATATGTTAAAAGAAGCTCAAGAACTGGCGAATAAAAACCGAAACGGAATCTGCTTCCTAGGTGCTGGATGCTACGAGCATCACATACCTGCAGCAGTGTGGGATATTGCTTCGCGTGGTGAATTCTTAACAGCATACACGCCTTACCAAGCTGAAGCCAGTCAAGGCACGTTGCAATTGTTATACGAATACCAAACCATGATCTGTGAGCTCACCGGCATGGAGGTATCCAATGCATCAATGTATGATGGCGCTACCGCGCTTGCTGAGGCCATTTTAATGGCAGTACGTGTCAATAAACACAGTAAAACAAACCGCGTATTAATCACCGGCACCACTCATCCGCTCTATCGTGAAACCATTGAAACCATTCTGCGCAATCAGCACATTGAGGTAATTACTTTGCCTTTTGATGAACAACAGGGCATTACCTCTCTTGCGGCTTTGGAACAATATGCAGGAGAAGATATTACGGCATTGGTTATTGCTCAACCTAATTTTTTTGGTTGCCTGGAGAAAGTAGATGAGCTGAGTGATTGGGCACATCAAAACAAAACAATCAGTGTGGCCTGCGTCAATCCGGTATCACTTGCCTTATTAAAACCACCAGGAGCCTGGGGCCAACATGGCGTAGACATTGCCTGTGGCGAGGGTCAACCTTTAGGGGCACCTATGGCATCAGGGGGGCCTTATTTTGGATTTTTAAGCACACGTATGGCTCATGTACGCCAAATGCCTGGGCGCATTATCGGATGTACTTTGGATAAAGATGGAAAAAGAGGGTTTACCCTAACCTTACAAGCACGGGAGCAACATATACGCCGAGCCAAAGCAACCTCCAATATTTGTACCAATCAGGGCTTATTGGTTACGGCAGCCACCATTCATATGAGTCTTTTGGGCGCCGAAGGATTACGTCAAGTTGCAAGCCAATGCCACCATAATACGCATCAATTAGTCGAAGCCTTAACTGAAATTGATGGGGTAGAACAAGTATTTACTGCACCTTATTTCCATGAAGCCTTGCTTAAACTCAATCAACCTGTAGAACAGGTATTAAAAAAATTAGCGAATGCGGGTATCACTGGAGGTTATAACCCAGGAGTTCATTACCCTCAATTAGCGAATACCCTTTTAATTTGTGCTACGGAAATGCGAACCCAAGAGGACATCGCGTTTTATGCAAAAACGTTGAAATCCATCATGTCTGAGCGAGGTGACTCATGTTTGTAA
- a CDS encoding DUF3592 domain-containing protein: MIGLNVWRWMLDLGWLLFLLILFRHFWRDRQILVQAQSWLKVKGYISACEWTTVGHSVWPKIEYTYQINDHNFTGEYLFLDTAHNNPNSKYSRGVAYKAAVAFQENEAIDIYYNPNRPEQSALDVSMPTKLNIILILIGILIGVHLGLMAWRYWG, from the coding sequence ATGATCGGGCTAAATGTTTGGCGTTGGATGCTGGATTTAGGTTGGTTGCTCTTTCTTTTAATACTCTTCAGGCATTTTTGGCGTGATAGACAAATTTTGGTACAGGCTCAATCATGGCTAAAAGTTAAGGGATATATCAGTGCATGTGAATGGACTACAGTCGGCCATAGCGTTTGGCCTAAAATTGAATACACTTATCAAATTAACGATCACAATTTCACCGGGGAATATTTGTTTTTGGATACAGCTCATAATAATCCGAACAGTAAATATTCGCGCGGAGTGGCATATAAAGCAGCCGTAGCCTTTCAAGAAAATGAGGCAATTGATATCTATTATAATCCTAATCGTCCTGAGCAATCTGCTTTAGACGTATCCATGCCAACCAAATTGAATATTATATTGATTTTGATTGGCATACTAATTGGGGTGCACCTGGGTCTTATGGCTTGGCGTTATTGGGGGTAG
- the gcvPB gene encoding aminomethyl-transferring glycine dehydrogenase subunit GcvPB codes for MLIFELSKKDRQAAAQAPKISTSKYAIPAELERKTPPKMPACSELQVVRHFTRLSHKNFSIDSNFYPLGSCTMKYNPRGVHKAASMANFLNRHPLATEENSQGFLEALYRLQEHIAEITGMAGVSLTPMAGSQGEFAGVAMIKAYHQSRGDTARDEMLIPDAAHGTNPASAVMCGFKIVEISTAADGDIDLEELKSKLGPRTAGIMLTNPSTLGLFMRQIKEIAALVHQAGGLLYYDGANLNAILGKVRPGDMGFDVMHLNLHKTFATPHGGGGPGAGPVAVGKRLLPFMPLPVVKKTNSEYQWATHQDFPQSIGRLSCFMGNAGILLRAYFYMRVLGKEGLLRVSEYATLNANYLLKELTKAGFTAAYPNRRASHEFILTLSPEKKMYGVTAMDFAKRLLDYGVHAPTTYFPLLIPECLLIEPTETESKEELDRFVQILKTIREEAATNPDLVKEAPHTLPVKRLDDVKAARELDLNYFAREESKEK; via the coding sequence ATGTTGATTTTTGAATTATCTAAAAAAGACCGTCAGGCAGCTGCCCAAGCGCCCAAAATTTCAACCAGCAAATACGCCATTCCCGCTGAATTGGAGCGGAAAACGCCTCCCAAAATGCCCGCGTGCTCCGAATTACAAGTGGTAAGGCATTTTACCCGTTTATCCCATAAAAATTTCTCAATCGATAGCAATTTTTATCCTCTGGGTTCATGTACCATGAAGTACAATCCGCGAGGAGTCCACAAAGCGGCATCCATGGCAAATTTTCTTAATCGTCATCCTCTAGCAACTGAGGAAAACAGCCAGGGTTTCTTGGAAGCATTGTATCGATTGCAAGAACATATTGCTGAAATTACAGGCATGGCAGGTGTTTCTTTGACTCCTATGGCAGGATCCCAAGGTGAATTTGCTGGGGTTGCAATGATTAAAGCCTATCACCAATCTCGAGGCGATACCGCACGTGATGAAATGCTAATTCCTGATGCAGCTCATGGTACAAACCCCGCTTCTGCAGTGATGTGTGGCTTTAAAATTGTTGAAATTTCGACTGCGGCAGATGGCGATATCGATCTGGAAGAGTTAAAAAGCAAACTCGGGCCAAGAACAGCAGGGATCATGCTAACCAATCCCTCTACTTTGGGCTTGTTTATGCGTCAAATTAAAGAAATAGCAGCGCTTGTTCACCAGGCAGGGGGGTTATTGTATTACGATGGAGCCAATCTCAATGCTATTTTAGGAAAAGTTAGACCCGGAGATATGGGTTTTGATGTCATGCACTTAAACTTACATAAAACATTTGCGACGCCTCACGGTGGGGGTGGCCCTGGTGCTGGTCCTGTGGCTGTAGGCAAACGCTTACTCCCTTTCATGCCATTACCGGTGGTGAAAAAAACGAATTCCGAATATCAATGGGCAACCCATCAAGATTTTCCACAAAGTATTGGTCGCTTATCCTGTTTTATGGGAAATGCAGGTATTTTGCTGCGCGCTTATTTTTATATGCGGGTTCTTGGCAAAGAAGGGTTACTCCGTGTTTCAGAATATGCAACATTGAACGCAAATTATCTGCTTAAAGAACTCACTAAAGCAGGTTTTACTGCAGCCTATCCCAACCGACGAGCGTCTCATGAATTTATTCTTACTTTAAGTCCAGAAAAGAAAATGTATGGTGTTACTGCAATGGATTTTGCCAAACGATTATTGGATTATGGGGTCCATGCACCAACCACCTATTTTCCACTGCTGATCCCAGAATGTCTGCTGATTGAGCCTACCGAAACTGAAAGTAAAGAGGAATTGGATCGCTTTGTGCAGATTCTAAAAACCATTAGAGAAGAAGCGGCCACAAATCCTGATTTGGTCAAAGAGGCACCTCATACGCTGCCTGTCAAACGGCTGGATGATGTAAAAGCAGCCCGAGAGTTGGATTTAAATTATTTTGCACGTGAGGAATCCAAAGAGAAGTAG
- the gcvT gene encoding glycine cleavage system aminomethyltransferase GcvT, protein MIAKTPLHATHQACGAKMVDFHGWEMPLHYGSQINEHHYVRKDAGMFDVSHMTIVDILGAGGRQFLRKLLTNDVDQLEHHGKALYSCMCNEHGGVIDDLIVYQRASDNYRVVLNSATRQNDLAWIRKKSEGFAVGLQERRELAMIAIQGPQAIEKTLKTLNPAQIDAVSTLTHFECVDVEQWFFARTGYTGEDGFEIIVPQESVVQLWNNLMQVGVHPCGLGARDTLRLEAGMLLYGQDMDTTTSPLESGLAWTIKWEPADRDFIGMGALFSQKQIGIKRKMVGLTLLDKGIMRHGQKVIIPGCADGIITSGSYSPTLEQSIALARVPVETGDEVMVDIRGKLVPAKVGKPRFVKSGKGL, encoded by the coding sequence ATGATTGCTAAAACTCCCCTTCATGCCACTCATCAAGCATGTGGCGCAAAAATGGTTGATTTTCATGGCTGGGAAATGCCATTGCATTATGGATCGCAAATCAATGAACATCACTATGTTCGAAAAGATGCCGGCATGTTTGATGTCTCGCATATGACCATTGTTGACATACTTGGCGCCGGTGGCCGCCAATTTTTACGTAAGCTGTTAACGAATGATGTGGATCAACTCGAGCACCATGGGAAAGCGCTTTACAGCTGCATGTGCAACGAACATGGTGGTGTTATTGACGATCTCATCGTTTATCAACGCGCTTCCGATAATTACCGAGTAGTTCTAAATTCGGCAACACGACAAAATGATTTAGCCTGGATTCGCAAAAAAAGCGAAGGGTTTGCGGTGGGTCTGCAAGAACGCAGAGAATTGGCGATGATTGCCATCCAAGGACCTCAGGCAATAGAAAAAACCTTGAAAACGCTTAATCCTGCGCAAATTGATGCAGTCTCCACACTGACACATTTTGAATGTGTGGATGTGGAACAATGGTTTTTTGCGCGCACCGGATATACTGGCGAAGATGGATTTGAAATCATCGTTCCTCAAGAGAGCGTCGTCCAATTATGGAATAACTTAATGCAGGTAGGCGTACATCCCTGTGGCTTAGGCGCTCGAGATACGCTGCGGCTGGAGGCGGGCATGCTTCTTTACGGCCAGGATATGGACACTACCACTAGCCCCTTAGAGTCCGGGCTTGCTTGGACTATTAAATGGGAGCCTGCAGATCGTGATTTTATCGGAATGGGTGCCTTATTTTCGCAAAAACAAATAGGAATCAAGCGTAAAATGGTTGGACTTACCCTGTTAGATAAAGGGATTATGCGTCATGGACAAAAGGTAATAATTCCAGGCTGCGCCGATGGGATTATCACCAGTGGCAGCTACTCGCCCACTCTGGAACAATCCATAGCTTTAGCAAGAGTCCCCGTTGAAACAGGTGATGAAGTCATGGTTGATATTCGTGGCAAATTAGTTCCAGCAAAAGTAGGTAAACCCCGTTTTGTTAAATCAGGAAAGGGGCTTTAA
- a CDS encoding DotI/IcmL family type IV secretion protein yields the protein MNKKFAFILLSIFFQLSYAQSEQAELSVWVNEAIVATYTYSYQNYLQDQKKIAKYFTADGWIAFSNALNASKLPEAVQKNQYRVSSVATEPPVITQIDPTHWKANMRLLVVYQNPQYQQRQHLRVAINFMVAPSGQGVRGYSMTNLQSVETKPACKCILEEDSDTPTSTPTPSTTNTPSTGTAPASAPTPNNAKP from the coding sequence ATGAATAAAAAATTTGCCTTTATTTTATTATCCATTTTTTTCCAATTAAGTTATGCACAATCAGAACAGGCTGAATTATCGGTTTGGGTCAATGAAGCAATTGTGGCTACATATACCTACAGCTATCAAAATTACCTCCAAGATCAAAAGAAAATAGCCAAATATTTTACTGCTGATGGCTGGATTGCCTTCAGTAATGCTTTAAATGCTTCCAAATTGCCAGAGGCAGTGCAAAAAAATCAATATCGAGTAAGCTCCGTAGCAACGGAACCCCCAGTAATCACTCAAATTGATCCCACACATTGGAAAGCAAACATGAGGCTGTTGGTGGTCTATCAAAATCCTCAGTATCAACAACGGCAACATTTGAGAGTAGCCATTAATTTTATGGTCGCCCCTTCAGGCCAAGGTGTTCGCGGATACAGCATGACCAACCTACAGTCGGTTGAAACGAAACCCGCTTGTAAATGCATCCTCGAAGAAGACAGTGACACACCGACGAGCACACCAACTCCGAGTACGACGAATACACCATCAACGGGTACCGCACCTGCCAGCGCACCTACCCCCAATAACGCCAAGCCATAA
- a CDS encoding YciI family protein, translated as MFVIQLTYLVPLSEVDKYLQAHREFLDYYYKQGLLLVSGPMKPRTGGIIIAASNDRAYLESIFQKDPYYLAEIAEYQFIEFTPVNHRAELKEFIQKMEGKLC; from the coding sequence ATGTTTGTAATTCAGTTGACCTATTTAGTTCCTCTTAGTGAAGTAGATAAATACCTGCAAGCACATCGAGAATTCCTTGATTACTATTATAAACAAGGTTTATTGCTGGTCTCAGGTCCTATGAAGCCGCGCACTGGTGGAATTATCATCGCCGCTTCAAATGATCGCGCTTATCTCGAATCCATATTCCAAAAGGATCCCTACTATTTGGCGGAGATCGCCGAGTATCAATTTATTGAATTTACTCCGGTCAACCATCGCGCTGAACTTAAAGAATTTATTCAAAAAATGGAAGGCAAATTATGTTGA
- the gcvH gene encoding glycine cleavage system protein GcvH: MNELKFTNTHEWLKEEQNEVTIGITDHAQQLLGDMVFVELPEVGDEVSAGEELGVVESVKAASDFYAPVSGVVTAVNEVVVENPALVNSDPYTAGWLVKLKPSHPGEIDSLLTAEQYQNEIAEEH, translated from the coding sequence ATGAATGAATTGAAATTCACAAATACCCATGAATGGCTCAAAGAAGAGCAAAATGAAGTAACCATAGGCATCACGGATCATGCACAACAATTATTAGGTGACATGGTTTTTGTAGAATTGCCGGAAGTAGGTGATGAAGTGAGCGCAGGTGAAGAGCTAGGTGTTGTCGAGTCAGTAAAAGCTGCCTCCGACTTCTATGCCCCCGTAAGTGGTGTCGTTACCGCGGTCAATGAAGTAGTCGTCGAAAATCCAGCGCTTGTTAATTCCGACCCTTATACTGCTGGCTGGCTGGTCAAGCTGAAACCGAGTCATCCTGGTGAAATTGACAGTTTATTAACTGCTGAACAATATCAAAATGAGATTGCTGAGGAACACTAA